The genomic window CGAACGCGGCGGCGATGCCGTCGAGCATCGCCTCGGCCACGGCGCGGCTCTCGCCGCCGAAGGCCGCCACCACGTAGGCGCGGCTCGTCTCGTCGGGCAGCGCCGCCAGCGTCGCCTCCGCGCAGCGCTCCGGGCGCGGCGCCATCGCGACGGCTCCCGTGATCCTGCGCTCGAACGCGAAGTCCTCCTCGTCGAACGCGCGGGGCAGGCGCTCGGCGATGGCGTGCAGGAGCTGCCAGCGCAGGTAGGCGCGGAGCACCTCGGGCCGGGCCTCGCGCAGCGCCGCCCCGAGTGCCCGGACGAAGGCAGGATCCGCCACCTCGATCGCATCGAGCCCCGGCGCGCCGAGCGCCGCGAACCAGGCGTCCCAGGGCAGCGCCGGATCGAGCGCCGCGAGCGCCGCACGGCCGCGTACGACCGCCGGGGCGTGCTCCGCCTCGCCGCCGGCACCGTGCGCCTCCGCCGCCCGCGCGAGCGCCGTCTCGAACGCGAGGATCCCCCGCGCCTGCGCGCGCGCCCGCGGCCCGCGCGTACCTGCGAGCTCGAGCATGCGCCCGACGTGGTTGCGGTACTCGCTCGCGAGCCCCTGGGCGCCGTCCCCGTAGAGGCGCGGGTCGGGCATCCCGAAGCCGCCCGGAGCGAGCATCAGCACGTGGCGGCCCGGATCGAGGGGATCCCGCTCGATCGCGAGCGCGACGAGCGGGCTCGCACCCGGCACCCGGCGCAGCCGCGCCGCGATCGCGAACACCGCCTCGAGGCCCTCGGCCGCATCGATCTCCCGGAGCCAGGGCTCGAGGGGCCCGAGCGCCGTCGCCTCGACCGCCGCCACGTCCATGCAGCTGTCGAAGAACGCCGACGCGCGGCGGTGCCCGGGCGTGTCCGTCTCGCGCTCGAGCACGCGCACGAGCAGCATGCGGTTGCGCGCGTCGATGGAGCTGAAGCTGCGCATCACCTGCGGCCGGTCGACCGGAACGGGCACGGCTGCAAGCCAGCCGCCGCAGGCGTACTGGTGGAAGTCGACACAGGGGTCCGCGCCCGGGTCGAGCGTCGAGAGCACGGCGCGCTCGAGCGCCGCCGCGTCCGGGCTCGGCCGCCGCACGGGCCCCGGCGCCGGCACGCACCCGGCGACCGCCAGCGCGGCGAGCGCGAGCCGCACCGCCGCAAGGCGGACCGCCAGCAGCCGGTGTCGGCCACCTGACCTTTGCTTCGGGATCGGCACGCTCCCCCCTCCGGGCCCGCAGCATACCGGCGCCCCGCCCGGGCGGTGAAAGCGGGCTGTGAGAGGCCTCACAGCCGCGGCCGGCTCCAGCCCCGATCCTGGGGACCGACAAGAACGGCGGAGGTGAGGATGCCCAGCCGGATCAGGGTCGGTACCGGAAGCGGAGGAGGGGCCGGGACCCGCAGACGCGGCCGCGTCGGGCGCCCGTTCCCGCGCGGGATCGGCGCCCGCCCTCGCCGGATCGGGCTCGGGCTCGCGCTCGCCCTGCTCGCGCCCGCCGCCCACGCCGTCGAGGAGGCCCGCGCCAGCACCCGGGTTGCCGACCCGCCCGAGACGGTCTGGGCCCTGCTCGTCGACTTCGCGCGCTGGGAGCAGGTCTTCCCCACCGTCACCGACCTGGTCGTGGAGCCCGTCGACGAGCGGCACCTGCGCCTGCACACGCGCTCGCGCGTTGCCGGCCGCACGGTCCGCTACACGCTCGCCACCGAGGTCGACACCGCTGCGCGCCGTATCGACTGCACGCTCGACCCCAACGCGCCGAGCGACGTGCTCGCGCTCGCCTCGCACTGGCGCGTGCGCGCGAGCGGTGACGGGGGCTCGCGCATCGAGCTCACGGTGCGCTCCGAGTCGGGTGTCGGCCTCCCGCGCTTCCTCGAGCGCCGCATGACGGAGCTCTCGACGCGCCGCTCCGTCGGCGCCCTGGTGGCCGCGCTCGACGCGCAGCGGCGCAGCTCCGCCGGGCGCCTCGTCGCCATCGACTGATCCGTGCGCGGCATGCGCCCGATCCTGGCCTGCGCGGGCGGCGCGGGCCCGGCCGGCGTCGAGCCCCTCGGCCCGCACCCTACGGCCCGAGCGCGTCGGCGAGCACCCGGGCCAAGGCTCGTGCCTCCGCCTCCGAGGCGAGCGTGAAGCGCACGGGCAGCCGGCCGCCGCCGGGCGCGCGCAGCCGGACCTCCCAGGGGCGGGCCCCCGCCCGCTTGAAGTCCTCGGCCGAAGGCTCGCGGCGCGCCACCTCGACCCCGGCGATCGCCGCGCGCGGCCAGCGCTCGCTCCGCCCGCCGAAGCCCTCGCGCACCAGCTCGACGCGGCTCGCCCGCACGCGCGTCGAGCCGAAGGCCGCCATCGCCCCCATCGCCACGAGCCCGATCCCCGCAGCCAGTGCGGCGACCCCGGGGCCGCGCCGCCCGGTGGCGGCGAGCCCGGCACCGAGCGCCGCGAGCACCGCCCCGCCCGCCGCGAGCGCGAGACCGAGGCCGCGGTCACGCGGCGAGGAGAGCTCGACGCCGTCACCGATCTGCGTCACACGATAGCGGCCGATCGACTCGCCCTCCACCGGCTCGGCACCGGCCGCGCCCGCCGCAGCGAGCGCCAGCAGCGCGATGGCGACGAGCCGCGCCGCTCGCGCGGCTCGCACCTACTCGTCCACGAAGGGGCTCGTGGCCCCCTCGGTCAGGACGTGCTTCAGCACCTTGCCGATGGCGTTGCGCGGCAAGGGCTCGCTCCGCAGCTCCCAGTGCGCCGGCACCTTGAAGTAGGCGAGCCGCTCGGCGCAGTATCCGGCCAGCCGCTCGGGCAGCGCGGCCAGCGCCCCGGTGTCGAGGCCCGGCCGCGGCACGACGATCGCCTTCACCTCCTGGCCGAGCTCCTCGTGCTCGACGCCGACCACCGCCGCCTCCGCCACCTCCGGATGCGCCTCCAGACAGAGCTCGATCTCGGCCGGGTAGACGTTCTCGGCGCCGCGCAGGATCAGGTCGCGGCGGCGCGAGGCGAGGTGCAGATGGCCCTCCGCGTCGAGGCGGCCGACGTCGCCGCTGCGCAGCCAGCGGCCGGGGCCGAGCACCTGCCGCGTCTCCTCGGGCCGCCGCCAGTACTCCTTCATCCCGAGCGGGCTGCGGATCCACACCTCGCCCTCGGCCCCGTCGGGCACGGGCTTGCCGTCGAGGTCGCGGATCGCGAGCTCGACGGACGGAAGCGCCCGCCCGACCGAGCCCGGGCGCGCCTCCAGCTCCTCGCCCCAGTTCAGGGTCGCGAGGCCGCCCGACTCGGTGAGCCCGTAGCCGATCCCGAGCGCGGCGCGCGCGTTCGGGAACACCTCGCGCATGCGCGCCAGGAGCGCAGCGGCGATCGGCGCGCCGCCCGAGCCGATGCTCGTGATCGACGAGAGGTCGTAGCGGCCGACGTCGGGATGGTGGACCACGCGGTGCACCATGGTGCCCATCGGACCCCAGCTCGTGACGCGCTCGCGCTCGATCAGCTCCATCACCTTCACGGGGTCGAAGCGGCCGGTGGTCCACACCGTCTTGATGCCGGCCGCAAGACCCGTCACGACGCCGGTGTAGAGACCCGAGACGTGGAAGAGCGGCGCCGCGACCAGGTTGCAGGGGGGCGGCGCGGCGGCGCGCGCTCCGGGCGCCGGGAGCTGGCCGCGCGCGGCGGCGAGCAGGAACATGCGCATGCCGTGGAAGAGCTGGAGGCGCGCCAGCGCGAGGATCGCGCGGTGCGTGCCGACGACGCCCTTCGGCCGGCCCAGGGTTCCGCTCGTGTAGAGGATCGTCGCGGCGTCGTCCTCGGCGATCGCGGCCTCGGGCAGGGCCGCACCCGCGCCGGCCTCGACGAGCGCCTCGAACTGCGACTCGATCTCGACCACCGGCAGGTCCACGAAGCCTCCCGCGAGGCGCGCGAGCCGCTTGCGGTCGCCGATCAGGAGCTTCGGGTCCGCGTCGGCGAGTCCGTAGCGGATCTCGTCGCGCACCCACCAGCCGTTGAGGCCGACGCACACCGCCCCCAGGCTCACGGTGGCCCAGAAGGCCTGGATCCACTCCGGCCCGTTGGCGGCCAGGATCGCGACCCGGTCGCCGGGCCCGATCCCGAAGCGCTCGCGCAGCACCGACGCCAGGGCTGCCACGCGCCGCGCATGCTCCGCGTACGAATAGCGGCGGCCGTCGTCGACCACGAGGTACGCGGCGTCGCCACGCGCGGCCGACTCCTCGAGCAGCACCCGCAGCGAGGGGGTCCTCGTGCGGAACACCTGCATGCGCTCCCCGAGCACGTCTTCCGGCACGATCTCGAAGGGCGCGCCCGGGCCGGTCAGGCGCGCCTCGACCTCGCGGGCCGTGCTCATATCGCGTCCGGGGGCTGCAGCTCGGGCAGCGCATCGAGCGGCACCGGATCGACGCCCTTGGTGATGCGATCGTGCAGGGCCGACAGGTCGAGGAAGGACGGTGGGATCTTGCGGCCGAACTCGACGCGCTCCCAGGTGAGGACGCTCTCCTGGTGGGTCTGGAGCTCGCGCAGCCGGATCACCTTCGGGAAGGGGCGCCCGTCCACCACCTCGAGCGACTCGAAGAGCTGCTCGCGGATCGGGGCGCCCGTCACGTCGACGAAGCGGATCCGTACCGGCAGGGCGGTCGCCGGGTCGACGCGCGTCTCGACGCGCCCGTAGTAGTGATAGGGCTCGCTGTGGATCTCGACGTAGCGGCGCCCGCCCTCCTCCACCTCGCGCACGGTCCCGCGCCGGCGCTCGACGGGATCGGTGAGCCAGAGGTCCTCGTGCCGGAAGTCGGAGTCCGCCCACGGGTCCGTCGCGAGCAGCCCCCGCACCGCGAGCCAGCGCCGCTTCTGGAGATCCCAGTACCAGTTCACCATCGGCTCGCCCGGCTGTACCACCAGCTCCGACACCACGCTCTGCGGATCGCCCTGCTCCTGCATCTCGAAGACCGAGCGCGTCCCGCCGCGCCAGGGCTGGCGCAGCACGTCGAAGCGGAACTCGAGCGGGGGGTCCCCGGGCCGCTCGACGCGCATGTGCGCGCGCCCGGAGAGGGTGGCGCCGACCCGCAGCGCGTCGGCGATGCGCGTGGCCCACTGGTCCGCGTCGAGGGCGGGCTCGGCGGCGCGCGCCCCGCCCGGCGCCACGGCCAGCACGATGGCAGCCAGCCAGACGCTGCCCGCGCGGCGC from Deltaproteobacteria bacterium includes these protein-coding regions:
- a CDS encoding M13 family metallopeptidase, with translation MPIPKQRSGGRHRLLAVRLAAVRLALAALAVAGCVPAPGPVRRPSPDAAALERAVLSTLDPGADPCVDFHQYACGGWLAAVPVPVDRPQVMRSFSSIDARNRMLLVRVLERETDTPGHRRASAFFDSCMDVAAVEATALGPLEPWLREIDAAEGLEAVFAIAARLRRVPGASPLVALAIERDPLDPGRHVLMLAPGGFGMPDPRLYGDGAQGLASEYRNHVGRMLELAGTRGPRARAQARGILAFETALARAAEAHGAGGEAEHAPAVVRGRAALAALDPALPWDAWFAALGAPGLDAIEVADPAFVRALGAALREARPEVLRAYLRWQLLHAIAERLPRAFDEEDFAFERRITGAVAMAPRPERCAEATLAALPDETSRAYVVAAFGGESRAVAEAMLDGIAAAFEASLPEVAWMDDATRAAAAAKARAVVRKVGHPEPWPAGTTFAVHPDRFLENSLAAGEARLGRELAAAGAPVDPAAWPVAAIAMRAFYDPRANQIVVPAGVLQPPLFDVGLPAAMRWGAAGAMLGHEWTHGFDAEGQLFDAAGRLAPWWSTASAARFTDASRCLIERYGRFEVEPGLHVDGRLTFAENAADLGGVALAHRAWRAAAGDSADDPSPVAGLSEEQLFFVAYAQTWCARAHPAYDAAMARSDPRARPRFRIDGPLAELPAFHRAFSCPQPPTCHVW
- a CDS encoding outer membrane lipoprotein-sorting protein; the encoded protein is MSVGRECASGQRAPERHPGRRSFAARGRRAGSVWLAAIVLAVAPGGARAAEPALDADQWATRIADALRVGATLSGRAHMRVERPGDPPLEFRFDVLRQPWRGGTRSVFEMQEQGDPQSVVSELVVQPGEPMVNWYWDLQKRRWLAVRGLLATDPWADSDFRHEDLWLTDPVERRRGTVREVEEGGRRYVEIHSEPYHYYGRVETRVDPATALPVRIRFVDVTGAPIREQLFESLEVVDGRPFPKVIRLRELQTHQESVLTWERVEFGRKIPPSFLDLSALHDRITKGVDPVPLDALPELQPPDAI
- a CDS encoding class I adenylate-forming enzyme family protein gives rise to the protein MSTAREVEARLTGPGAPFEIVPEDVLGERMQVFRTRTPSLRVLLEESAARGDAAYLVVDDGRRYSYAEHARRVAALASVLRERFGIGPGDRVAILAANGPEWIQAFWATVSLGAVCVGLNGWWVRDEIRYGLADADPKLLIGDRKRLARLAGGFVDLPVVEIESQFEALVEAGAGAALPEAAIAEDDAATILYTSGTLGRPKGVVGTHRAILALARLQLFHGMRMFLLAAARGQLPAPGARAAAPPPCNLVAAPLFHVSGLYTGVVTGLAAGIKTVWTTGRFDPVKVMELIERERVTSWGPMGTMVHRVVHHPDVGRYDLSSITSIGSGGAPIAAALLARMREVFPNARAALGIGYGLTESGGLATLNWGEELEARPGSVGRALPSVELAIRDLDGKPVPDGAEGEVWIRSPLGMKEYWRRPEETRQVLGPGRWLRSGDVGRLDAEGHLHLASRRRDLILRGAENVYPAEIELCLEAHPEVAEAAVVGVEHEELGQEVKAIVVPRPGLDTGALAALPERLAGYCAERLAYFKVPAHWELRSEPLPRNAIGKVLKHVLTEGATSPFVDE
- a CDS encoding SRPBCC family protein; its protein translation is MPSRIRVGTGSGGGAGTRRRGRVGRPFPRGIGARPRRIGLGLALALLAPAAHAVEEARASTRVADPPETVWALLVDFARWEQVFPTVTDLVVEPVDERHLRLHTRSRVAGRTVRYTLATEVDTAARRIDCTLDPNAPSDVLALASHWRVRASGDGGSRIELTVRSESGVGLPRFLERRMTELSTRRSVGALVAALDAQRRSSAGRLVAID